AGCTCCGGTCTGCAGCATCTCAATGCCTTTAGCCTGGTTGCCGCCGGAAAGCTGTTCATTTGGGAACACCTTGATTTCAATCTTTCCGCCTGAACGCTCTTTCACCAGTTCGGCAAACTTCTTGGCGCCCAAAGTCCAGGTGGAGGTATCCGCGGTAGTGACGCTCATTTTATACTCAACGGGTTTTACTTCTTCCTTCTTTTGTTCACCGGCCTGTTTGTTGCACCCAATCATCACCAGGGATACCGATAAGAAAATTACAAGCAAAACAAGAAAAAACTTTTTCACTAAAAAATCCTCCCTATTCATATTTTTCTGAAACAACGTCCACATCTCACCATCCTTGCTGTCATTTGCCCGCATACACACTAGACCATCTCCCACCCCCATAAAAATAAGCTGGCTAGAAACAAAAATAATAATCACCTTAACAAATTATATGCAATATTTGTGCCAACCATCAAAGCCAGTAAGGACGGGGCTGGAGCGATTATCACCGTACAGTTTCTGCCCTGAATTGCTCTATTTTTGAACACAGGGAATATTGAGCTAATGAATAATACTGCTCCCCTCCCCTGCCGCGTCAACCATTGTCCAATTATTGAGCATTGTTAGAATGTCTTACACTCTATTCCATACTTCTGTATTTTGCTGTACAGCGTATTGCGGGCGATCCCCAGAAGCTGCGCCGTTTTGCTGAGGTTACCCCTGCTGTACTTGATCGCTTCGAGAATCGCTTGCCTTTCCGACTGCTCCAAGCTCAAAACCCTGGAAGCGCGGTTTGTGCCCCGGCTTTTCGTCAGCAGGTTCTTAGGCAGGTGGTGAGGAAGAATCACATCGTCTTCGGCAAAATTCACCGCTCTTTCCAAGGCATTTTCCAGTTCACGCACATTGCCCGGCCAGGGGTAGTTTTTCAGGAGCTCCATAGTCTTCCGGTCAATGCTGTATTTTACGTTATGGTCCCGGCACAGTTTCTCCAGGAAATGACAGGCCAGCAGTTCAATATCGTCGCCCCTCTGCTGCAGGGGCGGTATGTAAATGTTAATCACGTTCAAACGCCAGAAAAGGTCTTCCCTGAAATTCCGCTCCGCCATTTCCCTGGCCAGGTCCTTGTTCGTGGCGGCAATGACCCTCACGTCCACGGGGATCGTTTTGGAACCGCCCACACGCGTAACCTCTCTCTCCTGAATGACCCTGAGCAGCCTGACCTGCAAATCCAACGGCATTTCGCCGATCTCATCAAGAAAAATGCTGCCGCCGGACGCCATTTCGAACTTGCCAGGCCTGCCTCCCTGGCGCGCGCCGGTAAAAGCCCCCTCCTCATAACCGAAAAACTCGCTTTCAATAAGCTCCCGGGGAATGGCCCCGCAGTTTACGGCTATAAACGGACCCTGGCTGCGCGAGCTCGCGTTGTGAATGGCCTGGGCAAACAATTCTTTTCCCGTCCCGCTCTCTCCCGTGATCAAAACGTTGGACGAACTCCTGGCAGCCATCATGGCAAGCCTCTTGGCCTCCATGATTTCCTTGCTGGCGCCGACAATATCGCTGAATGTGAAACGGGCGTGGGCGCCTACCATCTGGTTAACCAGGCGCTTGACCTGCTTGATTTCCCTGAAAATATCCACTACTCCTTCTATTTGGCCGTCCTCACCCCTGATGGGCACCGCGCTCTTGATGAAATGCATCCTTCCCCTTTTCGAGTGGATGATGTACTCCTTATCGCTGTACCCGACGCCGCTTTCCAAGACATCAAGAATAACGGGACGAAAATCCAGGACCTCGGAAGGGTGTTTACCTATCGCCTCCTGGGGATTGATCAGCAGGATCTTACCCGCGCTGTCGTTCATATAAGTGATGATTCCCCTGTTGTTTACGGCCAGAATCCCTTCGGAAACCGAGTCTATCACCGCTCGGTGATGGCGCATGGTCACGACCAGCTTATCCGTTGTCTCCAGGACCTGAAGCTGGTTCTCCACGGCCATCCCTGCAGCCACCAGCATGCCCAGGGTATGGCAGTGCACTTTTTCGGAACTCCCGGCCATGCCAAGCACGGCGACAATATCACTGGACGGGTTGCGTATCGGGACGGCGGAACATGTCCAGCGCTGGTGCTCCAGGCAGTAGTGTTCCTCCCCGGCAATCTGGATTGGTTTGCCCTCGATAAGCGCCATCCCCACCGAGGTCGTCCCGACATATTTCTCCTTCCAATCTGCGCCCACCTTGAAATTAGCAGCTGCGCGGATGTCATCGAGGACTTCCCTGTCTCCCAGCACATGCAGAATAACGGCCTCGGCATCGGCCAAAAAAATTATGAACCCTGACCCTTTCACGAATCCGTAAATTTTCTCCATGTAAGGCTTAACCACATCAATCAGCGGCCTTTTTTGCTCGAGTATTTGAAAGAGCTGGTCAGCCGAAAGGATTACCGTGTTTTTACCGCCCAGCGGGTTGACGCCTAATTCTCTGCACCTTCGCCAGGAAGCAAGGATGCTCGGCTTTAAATTTTCCGGTTCGACTCCTTCTTCCACAAACTTCCGCCACCCGTTGAAAAGGGTTGAATTGTAATGTACCCTGGACAACATGGAGCACATTTCCCCCACCCCTTGCCGAAAGTAATTGCTAATATAAATATTCGCTAAAGATTATACTTTTCCTTTATAAACTTAATTATTTATATGCTGAAAATATTCCTATAACAATAATTTCGCCCATAAATCATGACCACCCTCCCCTGAGGGAAGGTGGTCTTGTCACTACGCATTTTTACATCCTGGGTTCGCTGGGGGTCGAAATATCGGACAGGGCCTCCTGGGAAGCCTTGTCGAAACGGCCGTTGGTGGCCATATCCCCCAGGGAGACAAAACCGACCAGCTTGCCGTTCTCGACAACCGGCAGGCGGCGAACCTGCAGGTCTCCCATCAGGTCAAGAGCCGACTCCACCTCCATATCCGTTCGGCCCACGACGAGCCGGTCGGACATAACATCCTGGCATTTTGTCTTCCCCGGGTCCTTTTGGGCGGCTACAACCCGCAGCACGATATCCCTGTCGGTGAGGATGCCCTGCACATCCATTTCATCCGTGCAAATGGGTATTGCCCCGATGTTTTTGTCTTTCATGATCTGGGCGGCGTCCAAAACTGTCGTCCCGGGGGAAACGGCAATAACATCTTTGGTCATAATGTCCTTCAGTTTCATAGAAATACCTCCTTGTCTGTTTCTCCTCATAGGATTTCCCAAACAAAGCGGTTTCTTGCATGCAACGCCTGTTTTTTTCGCCTCCGGGATCAGTAATCATTACGCTTGTGACTTATTAAATTTTTCCATGTAATCGAGTATAAAATCGGCGATGCTTTTCGCGTCGTCAATATGAAAACAGGGTACCTCCAAGTTCCATTCCACATCGCTGGCAATGGCCAATAGTTCCTCTGGTTCGCAAAGCAGTTCCCGGTGAGCCGCTGACCTGAACACCTCAATTTTGGGTTTGTCGGCCCGTTTAAAACCTTCCGTCAGGACAAGGTCTACCCCGGATATTCTCGAAATCACTTCATCCAGGGATAGTTCCTTTTCGGTCTTTTCAATTATGGCAATTTTTTCGGGAGACGAAATTGAAACAACATCCGCTCCCGCCTGGGCCAGGCGCCACGAATCCTTCCCCGGTTTATCGATCTCAAAACTGTGGGCGTCGTGTTTTATCACCGCCAGCCTGATACCCTTGTCTTTCAGTTCCCGGATCACCTTTTCCAAAAGGGTTGTTTTCCCCGCATCCGATTTTGCGACCACGGAAATTACCGGTACCCGCCTGTTATCTTCTGTCATCAGCTTCACCTCGAAATTCGCTTTTTGCGCAGCCAAGCTCTTCCTGGCCGTCAATTCCAGTCAATACTATTAACTAGGTAAACTTTTACTTTATCACCTGCACCCAGGCCACTGCTGCCGCCAGGTACATCAACCAGGACATTGGAGCCTAAAAGAGGAATCCCCCGCCCGCAGGCGAGAGAGACGCACGCTTCCCCGTCTTTAAAAATCATTCTTCCCTGCAGAATCCTTCTTTGGGGACTAGGCTTGGGATAATCATCCAGCAGGGTCGCAGAAACCACATCCGGGAGATATTCAACCTGTCCTTTCACCTTCTTCAGGGCCGGCAGAACAAGCAGTTGAAAAGCGATTACCGCCGCCGCGGGACTCCCCGACAGCGCGACGATGGGTTTGCCGTCCTTTACGGCTGCCGCCGTCGGCGACCCCGGTTTAATGTCCAGTTGATGAAAAAGTATTTCCGCGTCAAGAACAGCCAAGGCCCTTTTCACAAGGTCATACTCTCCCGCCGAAACTCCGCCCGTCGTTATTACCATCTCGGCTTGTTCCAATCCTCGCCTAATGCATAACGCAATCTCTTCCGCATCGTCTTTGACATTCCCCAGTACCAGCGGTTCAACATGACAGCGCCTGCAGAACCCTTCCAGGATAAAACTGTTGCTGCTTCTTATTTTCCCCTGGACCGGCGTTAGCCCGGCATCGACCAGTTCATCCCCGGTGCTTATCACCGCGACCCGCGGCCGCCTATAACAAGGCGTTTCTTGCACTCCCAGGCTGGCCAACAGCCCCGCCAAGACCGGGGTGACAACTGTGCCTCGCGCCGCTGCGAGGTCGCCGGCGGCCAGTTCTTCCCCCGCCCCAACTATATTGCTGCCCACTTTGACCCGCCTCGTTATATTTATATATTCCCCATCTCTGTTTATTTCTTCTTTTCCAACAACCGCATCAGCTCCAGCGGGGACAGGCGCCCCGGTCATAATTTGAACGGCGGTCCCTGGCATAACTTTTTTGCCGGAGACGCAGCCCGCAGGCACTTTATCAATTACTTCAAGCGCAACCGGGTGCAGCAGGCCGGCATCTTCCGTATCCCTGGACCGAAGAGCATAACCATCAAGAGATGAGCGGTCAAAAGGCGGCACATTTTCCCCAGCCAGGATATCCTGGCCCAGCACTCTTCCCAGCGCCTGGTCAAGAGGAACGAGCTCATCCGTTAAGGGCTTAACGACTTGAAGCAGCGCGCTCCGGGCATCCTCCAGGGAAACGCTGCGTCCTTGAACTGTTGTCCCGCAGGATTTTTTTATCTTAATATCTTTTATTTTCCGGTAGTCTTCAAGCGTATTGACGTTGAAAAACGCTTTCTCAGGCTCCACGATTTCCCTGATTGCCGCTTCATCGACGTATTTTATATTCACCAGCCTGTAAAATTCTATTATTTTGCTGATACCATCCCGCAAGCACTTTTCGACGGGCCACAGACACGCTTTGCTGTATACGGCAAAAAGCGGCTGCAGGTGGTTATTGCTCATCCGGGGAACGGCGGCGTCGAAACCCCGGCTCATTTCCAGCATAAAACGGACCAGCCGGCCGGTTATAAACGGCATATCACAGGCGCAAACAAAAATACGCTCGTTTTCGGCGGCAGCCAGCCCGGCATGAATCCCGCCCAGGGGACCCATGCCCGGATATATGTCGCCTATTTCTTTGGCCCCGGTAAAACCGTATTTCCCCGGCCGGTTGCTTACGATTAAAATCTCCTCAACAACCTCCCGCAACTCGTTAACAACTTGACAGATCAAGGGTTTATCCAAAAATGGAAGGAGCGACTTGTCGCTTCCCATCCGCGAACTCCTGCCGCCTGCCAGCACAACACCGGTTGTTTTCACGATTTCGACCCTCTTTCTACCTGCTAGCGATGATAAGAACCGGTTCGTGTCGAAAAAAGACGTCCCAAATCCCGAGACCCGGTTATGCCTTGCTCATGCAAAAAAAGCTCAATACGCTCTTTAATAGCCCTGGCCGCGCTGTATTCCCAATCCAGGACATGAACGTCTTCCCTCAGCCTGATTCCATCAAGAAAAGAATTGCCTTCTTTCTTCAAAACGCCCATTCGTATTCAGCCTGAGGCGACAGCTCCAGCAGGCGAAATGCCAGGCAATTGGCTCCGTTCATAACGCGCTGGACAAAAAAACCGCCAACTCTCTCCAAGTACGGTTTTACGCATGACCTGATTAAGGTCGATTTGCCGCAGCGCTTGGGACCGGTGAGAAACAAATTACTGGCCATGCCGTTACTCCTTTTCAAGCCGGTTTAATGAATATATTTTATCAGGTTTTCATCAGGCGGGCCAAGGTCGTCTTTTTCACCTCAGAGCTGACGCATGAAAAAACAATTAAAAAACTTGCAAGTTCAAAATCGCCATATTTTAGAATTAATAAAAGGTGCATCAAGCAATGATACCCCTTCATGGCATTTCAATTATGAGAGAAAATGTGCTGATATTGGTAGCCCTGATGCTTTTCCTGTAAAATTGGGATTTCTGTTTTATTTCTACCAGCACGATGATCATCGCCGCATAATAAAGTTTAACTTTCTGACTTTATCCTTTTCCTATTCTTCTTTTGCTCCGGGGAGAGTTTACCTAACGAATACGCCACGCGATCCTTTTTTGACTTGCCTTTTTTGGGGTAAACAGTAATCGCCTGCTTGATGTCTGACAATAAAGTCAGCATCTTATTCATGCTGATTGGCAGGTCATGATATGATAATGAAGGGTTCGTTTTAAGAGGCAGCATAATCGATAGGCCTGTACACAGTAAAAAGCATGCACCTTTATTTTATGATCTGTCCAATGAT
The sequence above is a segment of the Peptococcaceae bacterium genome. Coding sequences within it:
- a CDS encoding sigma 54-interacting transcriptional regulator; this translates as MEEGVEPENLKPSILASWRRCRELGVNPLGGKNTVILSADQLFQILEQKRPLIDVVKPYMEKIYGFVKGSGFIIFLADAEAVILHVLGDREVLDDIRAAANFKVGADWKEKYVGTTSVGMALIEGKPIQIAGEEHYCLEHQRWTCSAVPIRNPSSDIVAVLGMAGSSEKVHCHTLGMLVAAGMAVENQLQVLETTDKLVVTMRHHRAVIDSVSEGILAVNNRGIITYMNDSAGKILLINPQEAIGKHPSEVLDFRPVILDVLESGVGYSDKEYIIHSKRGRMHFIKSAVPIRGEDGQIEGVVDIFREIKQVKRLVNQMVGAHARFTFSDIVGASKEIMEAKRLAMMAARSSSNVLITGESGTGKELFAQAIHNASSRSQGPFIAVNCGAIPRELIESEFFGYEEGAFTGARQGGRPGKFEMASGGSIFLDEIGEMPLDLQVRLLRVIQEREVTRVGGSKTIPVDVRVIAATNKDLAREMAERNFREDLFWRLNVINIYIPPLQQRGDDIELLACHFLEKLCRDHNVKYSIDRKTMELLKNYPWPGNVRELENALERAVNFAEDDVILPHHLPKNLLTKSRGTNRASRVLSLEQSERQAILEAIKYSRGNLSKTAQLLGIARNTLYSKIQKYGIECKTF
- a CDS encoding CBS domain-containing protein codes for the protein MKLKDIMTKDVIAVSPGTTVLDAAQIMKDKNIGAIPICTDEMDVQGILTDRDIVLRVVAAQKDPGKTKCQDVMSDRLVVGRTDMEVESALDLMGDLQVRRLPVVENGKLVGFVSLGDMATNGRFDKASQEALSDISTPSEPRM
- the mobB gene encoding molybdopterin-guanine dinucleotide biosynthesis protein B — encoded protein: MTEDNRRVPVISVVAKSDAGKTTLLEKVIRELKDKGIRLAVIKHDAHSFEIDKPGKDSWRLAQAGADVVSISSPEKIAIIEKTEKELSLDEVISRISGVDLVLTEGFKRADKPKIEVFRSAAHRELLCEPEELLAIASDVEWNLEVPCFHIDDAKSIADFILDYMEKFNKSQA
- a CDS encoding NTP transferase domain-containing protein; amino-acid sequence: MKTTGVVLAGGRSSRMGSDKSLLPFLDKPLICQVVNELREVVEEILIVSNRPGKYGFTGAKEIGDIYPGMGPLGGIHAGLAAAENERIFVCACDMPFITGRLVRFMLEMSRGFDAAVPRMSNNHLQPLFAVYSKACLWPVEKCLRDGISKIIEFYRLVNIKYVDEAAIREIVEPEKAFFNVNTLEDYRKIKDIKIKKSCGTTVQGRSVSLEDARSALLQVVKPLTDELVPLDQALGRVLGQDILAGENVPPFDRSSLDGYALRSRDTEDAGLLHPVALEVIDKVPAGCVSGKKVMPGTAVQIMTGAPVPAGADAVVGKEEINRDGEYINITRRVKVGSNIVGAGEELAAGDLAAARGTVVTPVLAGLLASLGVQETPCYRRPRVAVISTGDELVDAGLTPVQGKIRSSNSFILEGFCRRCHVEPLVLGNVKDDAEEIALCIRRGLEQAEMVITTGGVSAGEYDLVKRALAVLDAEILFHQLDIKPGSPTAAAVKDGKPIVALSGSPAAAVIAFQLLVLPALKKVKGQVEYLPDVVSATLLDDYPKPSPQRRILQGRMIFKDGEACVSLACGRGIPLLGSNVLVDVPGGSSGLGAGDKVKVYLVNSIDWN